The Altererythrobacter sp. CAU 1644 genome has a window encoding:
- a CDS encoding endonuclease domain-containing protein — MTDRKTLKLSDEPATEAPALEKKGRGWKISDKRLDALHDQARDKRRHSSPAHKALAARFAKADLGRYKFTRHAVVGSAIVDFNCHNLGMAILIDEEGQNETLAKRRDKSLESVGIRVMRIKSADILENMDAVLQRITAGMRIRIADKQQARREHQRSSTPRREGGPR, encoded by the coding sequence ATGACCGACCGCAAGACCCTCAAACTGTCCGACGAACCGGCCACCGAAGCCCCCGCGCTCGAAAAGAAGGGCCGCGGCTGGAAGATCTCGGACAAGCGGCTCGATGCGCTGCACGACCAGGCACGCGACAAGCGTCGGCATTCGTCGCCCGCGCACAAGGCGCTCGCGGCACGCTTCGCCAAGGCCGATCTTGGCCGCTACAAGTTCACCCGCCATGCCGTCGTCGGCAGCGCAATCGTCGACTTCAATTGCCACAATCTCGGCATGGCCATCCTCATCGACGAGGAAGGCCAGAACGAAACGCTGGCCAAGCGCCGCGACAAGAGCCTCGAATCGGTCGGCATCCGCGTGATGCGGATCAAGTCGGCGGACATTCTCGAGAACATGGACGCAGTGCTGCAGCGGATCACTGCCGGCATGCGGATCCGCATCGCAGACAAGCAGCAGGCGCGCCGCGAACACCAACGCTCCAGCACGCCGCGCCGGGAAGGAGGGCCACGATGA
- a CDS encoding cytoplasmic protein, which yields MSLDLETIKVAHRLSATNRTLVSESKECGCFHCESVFSSSRIDEWIEETQGSYSEAPDPFTAVCPDCGIDSVLGDACLYPVTDPAFLHAMRLHWFGEEEAA from the coding sequence GTGAGCCTCGATCTTGAGACAATCAAAGTAGCCCACCGGCTTTCAGCGACTAACCGCACACTTGTCAGCGAAAGCAAGGAGTGTGGCTGTTTCCATTGCGAGTCTGTTTTTTCATCTTCGAGGATCGATGAATGGATTGAAGAAACGCAGGGCAGTTATTCTGAAGCGCCCGACCCCTTCACAGCAGTTTGTCCTGACTGCGGAATTGACTCGGTGCTCGGTGATGCTTGCCTATATCCGGTGACCGACCCTGCGTTTCTCCATGCCATGCGTCTCCATTGGTTTGGCGAGGAGGAAGCCGCATGA
- the sufB gene encoding Fe-S cluster assembly protein SufB, with the protein MSDDIDLQRHDIQDKDARDAAAKAAEYEHGWSADIETEFAEKGLTEDTVRFISAKKGEPEWMLEWRLKAFRLWQTMEEPDWAKLGYPAIDYQDAYYYAAPKKKPKLASLDELDPEIKAVYDKLGIPVAEQEVLAGVEGARKVAVDAVFDSVSVATTFREELKKAGVIFLSISEAIKEYPELVKKWLGKVVPQHDNFFATLNCAVFSDGTFVYVPEGVRCPMELSTYFRINAENTGQFERTLIVAEKGSYVSYLEGCTAPMRDENQLHAAVVELVAMEDAEIKYSTVQNWYPGNAEGVGGIYNFVTKRGLCQGARSKISWTQVETGSAVTWKYPSCVLNGEDSVGEFYSVAVTNNYQQADTGTKMVHNGKGSRSTIISKGISAGKSNNTYRGLVRVGPNADGVRNFTQCDSLLLGDQCGAHTVPYIEVKNPSAQIEHEATTSKISDDQLFYAMQRGLGEEEAVALIVNGFAKDVLKELPMEFAVEAQKLLAISLEGSVG; encoded by the coding sequence ATGAGCGACGACATCGATCTCCAGCGCCACGATATCCAGGACAAGGACGCGCGCGACGCCGCGGCCAAGGCCGCCGAATACGAGCATGGCTGGTCTGCCGATATTGAGACCGAGTTTGCTGAGAAGGGCCTGACCGAAGACACCGTGCGGTTCATTTCCGCCAAGAAGGGCGAGCCAGAGTGGATGCTCGAATGGCGTTTGAAGGCCTTCCGCCTGTGGCAGACCATGGAAGAGCCCGATTGGGCCAAGCTCGGCTACCCGGCGATCGACTATCAGGACGCCTATTATTACGCCGCGCCGAAGAAGAAGCCCAAGCTCGCCTCGCTCGATGAACTCGATCCGGAGATCAAGGCGGTTTACGACAAGCTCGGAATTCCCGTGGCGGAACAGGAGGTTCTCGCCGGGGTAGAGGGTGCGCGCAAGGTCGCGGTCGACGCCGTTTTCGATAGCGTCTCGGTCGCGACGACATTCCGCGAGGAACTGAAGAAGGCGGGCGTTATCTTCCTGTCGATCTCGGAAGCGATCAAGGAATATCCCGAGCTGGTGAAGAAGTGGCTCGGCAAGGTCGTGCCGCAGCACGATAACTTCTTCGCCACGCTCAATTGCGCGGTCTTCTCGGACGGAACCTTCGTTTACGTGCCCGAGGGCGTGCGCTGCCCGATGGAGCTGAGCACCTATTTCCGGATCAATGCCGAGAATACCGGCCAGTTCGAGCGCACCCTGATCGTCGCCGAAAAAGGCAGTTATGTCAGCTACTTGGAAGGCTGCACTGCGCCGATGCGCGACGAGAACCAGCTCCATGCTGCGGTGGTCGAACTGGTCGCGATGGAAGACGCCGAGATCAAGTATTCGACCGTGCAGAACTGGTACCCCGGCAATGCCGAAGGCGTAGGCGGGATCTACAACTTCGTCACCAAGCGCGGGCTGTGCCAAGGCGCGCGGAGCAAGATCAGCTGGACGCAGGTAGAAACCGGTAGCGCGGTGACATGGAAATATCCCTCTTGTGTACTCAATGGCGAGGATTCGGTAGGCGAATTCTACTCGGTTGCGGTTACAAATAACTATCAACAGGCAGACACCGGAACCAAAATGGTTCACAACGGCAAGGGTTCGCGCTCGACGATCATTTCCAAGGGGATCTCGGCGGGCAAGTCCAACAACACCTATCGCGGGCTGGTCCGGGTCGGGCCGAACGCCGATGGCGTGCGCAATTTCACCCAATGCGACAGCCTGCTGCTTGGCGACCAGTGCGGCGCGCACACCGTGCCCTATATCGAGGTCAAGAACCCCAGCGCGCAAATCGAGCACGAGGCGACCACCAGCAAGATTAGCGACGACCAGCTGTTCTACGCGATGCAGCGCGGGCTGGGCGAGGAAGAGGCGGTCGCTCTGATCGTCAACGGCTTCGCCAAGGATGTGCTGAAAGAACTACCGATGGAGTTCGCGGTCGAGGCGCAGAAGCTCCTGGCGATCTCGCTCGAGGGGAGCGTGGGGTGA
- a CDS encoding SUF system Fe-S cluster assembly regulator yields MRLSNLADYAVVTMSAAARHCGGARTSAAELAAETGLPAPTVQKVVSMLSKAGLLRSVRGAGGGLQLARPAAAITVADIVEAVEGPIALTQCVDTHDCDYEHGCSVKPHWPIINQALRGALADIPLTRLVRQEVAA; encoded by the coding sequence ATGCGCCTTTCAAACCTCGCCGATTACGCTGTCGTCACGATGAGCGCCGCGGCCCGCCATTGCGGCGGGGCACGCACTTCTGCGGCTGAACTGGCGGCCGAAACCGGCCTGCCCGCGCCGACCGTGCAGAAAGTCGTCAGCATGCTCAGCAAGGCGGGCCTGCTACGCTCGGTTCGCGGTGCGGGAGGAGGATTGCAGTTGGCGCGCCCGGCGGCGGCGATCACAGTCGCCGATATCGTCGAGGCGGTCGAGGGGCCGATCGCGCTTACCCAGTGTGTCGATACGCATGATTGCGATTACGAGCACGGTTGCTCGGTCAAGCCGCATTGGCCGATCATCAACCAGGCGCTGCGCGGCGCACTGGCGGATATTCCGCTGACTCGGCTGGTTCGCCAGGAGGTGGCGGCATGA
- a CDS encoding helix-turn-helix transcriptional regulator: protein MADDTGSVPYSFEFVPPPPDLAQYVNALYKLTYHDAIDEVLPAYSAQLLVSAGPAGMADFGNGLVESYRYASMLGPLTTAHRVTMDEPTAIYGASISVYGWAALTGLPALESSNRHIDAVSGLGAEAGQAALALGRKSSRLSDTEVFDQLADIVRSRAEPLPPGHGQLIDATFRWLTSDFNPLIDDLYASLPYSERQVQRLVKQFFGLPPTRLKRQYRALRAAVILSDPNVSDSARDMVYAAFYDQAHLIREVKQFTGRTPRLLEPGRVTLASTTLKAEHSGSGAAMNEAAE from the coding sequence ATGGCAGACGACACCGGGAGCGTACCGTACAGTTTCGAATTCGTGCCGCCGCCCCCGGATCTCGCGCAGTACGTCAATGCGCTTTACAAGCTGACTTACCATGACGCGATAGACGAGGTCCTGCCTGCCTATTCCGCACAACTGCTGGTTTCCGCCGGCCCCGCCGGCATGGCCGACTTCGGTAACGGATTGGTCGAATCCTATCGCTATGCCTCGATGCTCGGCCCGCTGACTACCGCGCATCGGGTTACCATGGATGAGCCCACCGCCATCTACGGGGCTTCGATCAGCGTCTATGGTTGGGCAGCGCTCACGGGCCTTCCGGCACTGGAATCGTCCAACCGGCATATCGACGCGGTCAGCGGACTTGGGGCCGAGGCAGGACAGGCAGCACTGGCGCTCGGGCGAAAATCGAGCAGGTTGAGTGATACTGAAGTGTTCGACCAGTTGGCGGATATCGTGCGCAGTCGCGCCGAGCCCCTTCCTCCCGGCCATGGCCAGTTGATCGATGCGACCTTTCGCTGGCTGACGAGCGACTTCAACCCGCTGATCGACGATCTCTACGCCTCGCTACCCTATAGCGAGCGCCAGGTTCAACGGCTCGTGAAGCAGTTCTTCGGGCTCCCGCCCACCCGCCTCAAACGCCAGTACCGCGCGCTCAGGGCGGCGGTGATCCTGTCCGATCCCAACGTCAGCGACAGCGCGCGCGACATGGTTTACGCAGCGTTCTACGATCAGGCGCACCTCATTCGCGAAGTGAAGCAATTCACGGGGCGCACGCCTCGTCTGCTCGAACCGGGCCGGGTCACGCTCGCCTCGACCACATTGAAGGCTGAACATTCGGGTAGCGGCGCGGCGATGAACGAAGCCGCCGAATAG
- a CDS encoding AraC family transcriptional regulator, protein MSETPAHRFEFVSGPTQLGKFLNSLYVLHVGEDGLEEMLPAYSGQMLIVAEGGGAMDFGRGQERAPEDAFFIGPLSAASRFLIEGPALILGASFNFHGWAAIPGLPVAQSSDRFIEIAEAFGEKGGAAAAKIAQRVRAKSLSKDRALDQIGALLGEFAQPLAHSHAELIERTYAWLSSSLNPPTEGLYEALALSNRQAQRLVKRFFGLPPSRLKRRFRAIRAATLLADRPYDLATRDEVIDAFYDQAHMIREIREFTGRTPKLLSDIDGSVISQTLGPKGYGVVGLFGGSEEEQLASGTD, encoded by the coding sequence ATGAGCGAGACTCCCGCCCATCGCTTCGAATTTGTCTCCGGCCCAACGCAGCTCGGGAAATTCCTCAATTCGCTTTATGTGCTCCATGTCGGCGAGGACGGTCTGGAGGAGATGTTACCCGCCTATTCGGGTCAGATGCTGATCGTTGCCGAAGGAGGCGGAGCGATGGATTTCGGGCGCGGGCAAGAGCGAGCGCCGGAGGATGCCTTCTTTATCGGGCCGCTCAGTGCGGCATCGCGCTTCTTGATCGAAGGGCCGGCGCTGATCTTGGGGGCATCGTTCAACTTCCACGGCTGGGCCGCGATCCCCGGGCTGCCGGTGGCGCAAAGCAGCGACCGCTTCATCGAGATCGCCGAGGCGTTTGGCGAGAAGGGCGGTGCCGCGGCCGCGAAAATCGCACAACGTGTCCGCGCCAAATCGCTGTCGAAGGATCGGGCGCTCGATCAGATCGGCGCTCTGCTCGGCGAATTCGCGCAGCCCTTGGCGCACAGCCACGCAGAGCTGATCGAGCGGACCTATGCCTGGCTCAGCAGCAGCCTTAATCCTCCGACCGAAGGACTATACGAAGCGCTGGCGCTGTCGAACCGCCAGGCGCAACGGCTCGTCAAACGCTTCTTCGGGCTCCCGCCGTCGCGGCTCAAGCGTCGATTCCGGGCGATCCGGGCGGCAACGCTCCTGGCCGACCGGCCCTACGACCTGGCGACCCGCGACGAGGTGATCGACGCCTTCTACGACCAGGCTCACATGATCCGCGAGATCCGCGAATTCACCGGGCGCACGCCCAAGCTGCTTTCCGACATCGATGGATCGGTGATTTCGCAGACGCTTGGGCCAAAAGGGTACGGCGTCGTCGGCTTGTTTGGCGGCAGCGAGGAAGAACAACTGGCATCGGGCACCGACTGA
- a CDS encoding helix-turn-helix domain-containing protein, with amino-acid sequence MDRADTDLDAAIAGGETLELTPRSHFQIDYIATPASLSDYITTFYHFRCDEEVIRDIQPAAIGHLALFPIGRGKMQFRDGTSDPSHEVNLLTPFSVAAPFEVTGGFHAIGAALSPLGWAALTGLSANEHGNRLYRAADFLGPEVEELGLGLCADYRSGAKTGPDCALALGEYIATHLKPVNERHAELIAYTNRWLSSALDPSLDDLYAGAAYSERQVQRLVERYFGLPPQTLLRKYRALRAAAYFSLPELAPEFEAQLGEAFYDQSHMIREIQLFVGRTPARLAHHDSPYLAEMLDQRNFREIDPRGMGEGE; translated from the coding sequence GTGGATAGAGCGGACACAGATCTGGATGCCGCAATCGCCGGGGGCGAAACGCTTGAGCTCACCCCGCGCTCGCATTTCCAGATCGACTATATCGCTACCCCGGCCTCGCTGAGCGATTACATCACGACCTTCTATCACTTCCGCTGTGATGAGGAGGTGATCCGCGACATCCAGCCAGCCGCGATTGGCCACCTTGCCCTGTTCCCGATCGGCCGGGGCAAGATGCAGTTCCGCGACGGTACCAGCGACCCTTCGCATGAAGTCAACCTTCTGACCCCCTTCTCGGTGGCGGCACCATTCGAGGTCACAGGCGGATTTCACGCGATTGGCGCGGCATTGTCGCCGCTCGGCTGGGCGGCGCTGACCGGGCTCTCTGCCAACGAGCATGGCAATCGGCTCTATCGGGCTGCGGATTTCCTGGGCCCCGAGGTGGAGGAGCTCGGGCTGGGGCTGTGCGCCGATTATCGCAGCGGAGCCAAGACAGGTCCGGACTGCGCGCTTGCGCTAGGCGAGTATATTGCGACGCATCTCAAACCGGTGAACGAGCGCCATGCCGAACTGATCGCCTATACCAACCGCTGGCTGAGCAGCGCGCTCGATCCTTCGCTCGACGATCTCTACGCAGGCGCGGCGTATTCGGAGCGACAGGTCCAGCGACTCGTAGAGCGCTATTTCGGGCTCCCCCCGCAAACCTTGTTGCGGAAATACCGTGCGCTGCGTGCTGCCGCCTATTTCTCGCTGCCGGAACTGGCGCCGGAATTCGAAGCTCAGCTGGGCGAGGCTTTCTACGATCAGTCGCACATGATCCGCGAGATCCAGCTGTTCGTCGGCCGCACTCCCGCGCGGCTCGCCCATCACGATTCGCCTTATCTTGCCGAGATGCTCGACCAGCGGAATTTTCGCGAAATAGACCCCAGGGGAATGGGGGAAGGCGAGTAG
- a CDS encoding DUF885 domain-containing protein, with amino-acid sequence MKSPIVPMVGGLALVLAACTPVESGEVASASAEVPAKSLAQLFDDYDAQQLELSPETRAYRGIRDDDYGTWDDPSDEAELRGQESLRATLAQMREGFDQAELSEQDRLSYRLFASMAKRSEALWPYRDYGYLFDQMNGAQSGYPAFLINIHRIDNLAHAEAYIERIARLGPLLDALQEDSAKRAANGITPPAWVYPYVISDIENLLAAGDDNAVLKDFAAKIAGLDEPDEAKLVLQDVATEMWNGMTRPAYERLLAEMKRQQAIAPSEDGVWRLPDGANYYKALLANYTTTELTADQIHDIGLREVDRIHGEMRRIMAQVGFEGSLKDFFEYTRTDVRFFYDTREAYLADAEMKLDAMEARLPEYFATLPKAPMVIKPVEAFREKSAGKAFYSSPAPDGSRPGTYYVNLFNLRDMSKNELEALAYHEGLPGHHLQRTIQTELGDVPPFRRFGGVTAYTEGWGLYSEELGKDMGFYTDPYSDFGRLGMELWRACRLVVDTGIHHKRWSREQAIQYLTDNTPNPDGDIRKAIERYIVYPGQATAYTIGKLKIMELRERARSELGNAFDIRGFHDAVLLSGPVPLDILEENVDGWIAAEKAGR; translated from the coding sequence ATGAAATCACCAATCGTGCCGATGGTCGGCGGTCTTGCCCTGGTTCTCGCCGCCTGCACTCCAGTCGAAAGCGGAGAGGTTGCCAGCGCTTCTGCCGAAGTCCCGGCAAAGTCGCTCGCGCAGCTGTTCGACGATTACGACGCGCAGCAGCTCGAACTCTCGCCGGAGACTCGGGCGTACCGCGGCATTCGCGACGACGATTACGGCACGTGGGACGACCCTTCCGACGAGGCCGAATTGCGCGGCCAGGAATCGCTGCGTGCGACCCTGGCGCAAATGCGTGAAGGCTTCGATCAGGCAGAACTCTCCGAGCAGGACCGGCTTTCCTATCGCCTGTTCGCGAGCATGGCCAAGCGGAGCGAAGCGCTCTGGCCCTATCGCGACTACGGCTATCTGTTCGACCAGATGAACGGCGCGCAAAGCGGCTATCCGGCATTCCTGATCAATATCCACCGGATCGACAATCTCGCCCATGCCGAGGCCTATATCGAACGTATCGCGCGGCTCGGCCCGTTGCTCGATGCGCTCCAGGAAGATTCGGCGAAGCGCGCGGCAAACGGGATAACGCCGCCGGCCTGGGTTTATCCCTACGTCATCTCCGATATCGAGAATCTGCTGGCGGCTGGTGACGACAATGCCGTGCTGAAGGACTTTGCGGCGAAGATTGCGGGGCTGGACGAACCTGACGAAGCCAAGCTGGTTCTGCAGGACGTCGCCACCGAGATGTGGAACGGCATGACGCGCCCAGCATACGAGCGCCTGCTAGCGGAGATGAAGCGGCAGCAGGCGATCGCACCCAGCGAGGACGGCGTCTGGCGGCTCCCTGACGGCGCGAACTACTACAAGGCCTTGCTCGCTAACTACACCACGACCGAACTTACGGCAGACCAGATTCACGACATCGGGCTACGCGAAGTGGACCGGATCCATGGTGAGATGCGCCGGATCATGGCGCAGGTCGGGTTCGAAGGAAGCCTCAAGGATTTCTTCGAATACACGCGCACCGACGTTCGCTTCTTCTACGACACGCGCGAGGCCTATCTTGCCGACGCCGAGATGAAACTGGATGCCATGGAAGCCAGGTTGCCGGAATATTTCGCCACGCTGCCCAAGGCGCCGATGGTGATCAAGCCGGTCGAGGCCTTCCGCGAGAAGAGCGCCGGCAAGGCGTTCTACAGCAGTCCGGCGCCCGACGGTTCGCGTCCGGGCACCTATTACGTCAATCTCTTCAATCTGCGTGACATGTCGAAGAACGAGCTGGAGGCGCTCGCCTACCACGAGGGCCTGCCCGGGCATCACTTGCAGCGCACGATCCAGACCGAGCTCGGCGATGTCCCGCCCTTCCGCCGGTTCGGTGGAGTGACTGCCTATACCGAGGGCTGGGGGCTCTATTCGGAAGAACTCGGTAAGGACATGGGTTTCTACACCGACCCATATTCCGATTTCGGCCGGCTTGGCATGGAGCTGTGGCGCGCGTGCCGCCTGGTGGTCGATACGGGCATCCACCACAAGCGCTGGAGTCGCGAGCAGGCGATCCAGTATCTCACCGACAATACGCCCAACCCGGACGGCGACATTCGCAAGGCGATCGAGCGCTACATCGTCTATCCCGGCCAGGCGACCGCCTATACGATCGGCAAACTCAAGATCATGGAACTGCGCGAGCGGGCCCGGAGCGAGCTAGGGAACGCATTCGATATTCGCGGCTTTCACGATGCAGTGCTGTTGTCCGGACCTGTTCCGCTCGACATCCTCGAGGAGAATGTCGACGGCTGGATCGCGGCGGAAAAGGCGGGCCGATAA
- a CDS encoding quinone-dependent dihydroorotate dehydrogenase: MLFDVIRPAIFALESETGHRLAIRGLQAIRHLPPQQPGPLTTSVAGIDFPNPVGVAAGFDKDAEVPDALLGIGFGFAEVGSITPRPQAGNPKPRLFRLVEDKAVINRMGFNNGGADAALRRLAKRKGRGGVLGINIGANKDSEDRVADYATMTRLMAPHASYLSVNISSPNTPGLRALQDEGALTGLLDAVIEALPEGGPPIFLKVAPDLEPADIDAIARIAIDKRLGALIVSNTTISRPKLKSRHADETGGLSGAPLCPLALERVRDFRKATGGAVPLVGVGGIASAEDAWARIRAGASLVQLYSAMVYEGPGLGAKIVRGLERLMKRDGFGSIAEAVGSE, from the coding sequence ATGCTTTTTGATGTAATTCGGCCCGCGATCTTCGCGCTCGAATCGGAAACGGGCCACCGGTTGGCGATTCGCGGGCTCCAGGCGATTCGCCATTTGCCGCCGCAGCAGCCGGGGCCGTTAACTACCTCCGTTGCCGGGATCGACTTCCCCAACCCGGTCGGCGTCGCCGCCGGCTTCGACAAGGATGCCGAGGTCCCCGACGCGCTGCTCGGCATCGGCTTCGGGTTTGCAGAGGTCGGCTCGATCACGCCGCGCCCGCAGGCGGGCAATCCCAAGCCGCGCCTGTTCCGGCTGGTCGAGGACAAGGCAGTGATCAATCGCATGGGCTTCAACAATGGCGGGGCCGATGCGGCGCTGCGAAGACTCGCGAAGCGCAAGGGGCGCGGCGGCGTGCTGGGCATCAACATCGGCGCAAACAAGGACTCCGAGGATCGCGTCGCCGACTATGCGACCATGACAAGGCTGATGGCTCCGCATGCCTCCTATCTCTCGGTCAACATCTCGAGCCCCAACACGCCGGGCCTGCGCGCCTTGCAGGACGAGGGGGCGTTGACCGGCCTGCTCGACGCGGTGATCGAGGCGCTGCCGGAAGGAGGCCCGCCGATCTTTCTCAAGGTCGCCCCCGATCTCGAGCCGGCAGACATCGACGCAATCGCCCGCATCGCAATCGACAAGCGGCTCGGCGCGCTGATCGTATCGAACACCACCATTTCGCGGCCGAAGCTGAAGTCGCGCCATGCAGACGAGACGGGCGGCCTGTCGGGCGCGCCGCTTTGCCCCCTAGCGCTTGAGCGTGTGCGCGATTTTCGCAAGGCGACTGGCGGCGCGGTCCCGCTCGTCGGGGTGGGCGGTATCGCGAGCGCAGAAGATGCCTGGGCCCGGATCCGCGCAGGGGCGAGCCTGGTCCAGCTTTACAGCGCCATGGTCTACGAAGGGCCCGGGCTCGGCGCCAAGATCGTGCGCGGGCTGGAACGGCTGATGAAGCGCGACGGTTTCGGCAGCATTGCGGAGGCGGTCGGAAGCGAATAG
- the ggt gene encoding gamma-glutamyltransferase — MKLLPVSRLVFAPLLAGLSLAGCASYQAVPQEVVLQGADQLFYGGNGAVTAADPRAEAAGQAMLDAGGSATDAAIAVMLALTVVEPQSSGIGGGGFLVRGTKDGAVTTFDGRETAPAGATPDWFLKSDGTLPSFDESVQSGLSVGVPGNVRLAEKAHASHGRLPWAKLFEPAITFAREGFEINPRLHNYLKNEPGHAGFSDAAKALYYDAEGQALPVGALVRNEELAQTFERIAREGAAGFYDSTIGSDLVATVAAATPRDGAMTLADVSGYRAKQREAVCGSYRAYRICSMGPPTSGGIAVLQILGQLERFDLKALGRDNPVTWHLFLESQRLAYADREIYLADADFVSVPVAGLLDREYLASRSALIDPASRGDAKPGQPAGAPQALADGDEPPESGTSHFAVVDASGTMVSYTSTIEGAFGSGLMSGGFYLNNELTDFSRSPTVDGKLVANRVEGGKRPRSSMSPTVIWDPQGRPFMAVGAAGGPTIPVTTTRAIIGAIDFGLGAEEALDLPFAMAFRGAIMLEKGTWMEQQADAFRALGHTEIVFREAPIKGNAITRGQGGWESARDPRIERSLAVP; from the coding sequence ATGAAATTGCTGCCTGTCTCGCGACTCGTATTCGCTCCGCTTCTCGCCGGCCTGTCTCTCGCCGGTTGTGCATCCTATCAAGCAGTCCCCCAAGAAGTTGTTCTTCAGGGCGCTGACCAGTTGTTCTACGGCGGCAACGGCGCTGTCACCGCGGCCGACCCGCGCGCCGAAGCCGCAGGGCAGGCTATGCTCGATGCGGGCGGTAGCGCCACCGACGCGGCCATCGCCGTGATGCTCGCGCTGACCGTGGTGGAACCGCAAAGTTCCGGCATTGGCGGCGGCGGATTCCTCGTGCGCGGAACCAAAGACGGTGCCGTGACCACTTTCGACGGGCGCGAAACCGCACCCGCCGGAGCGACCCCGGACTGGTTCCTCAAATCTGATGGGACGCTTCCGAGCTTCGACGAATCGGTCCAGAGTGGCCTCAGCGTTGGCGTCCCGGGCAATGTGCGTCTCGCCGAAAAGGCACATGCAAGCCATGGCAGGCTGCCATGGGCCAAGCTGTTCGAACCGGCAATCACGTTCGCGCGCGAGGGTTTCGAGATCAACCCGCGGCTACACAATTACCTCAAGAACGAACCTGGCCACGCCGGCTTCAGCGACGCTGCCAAGGCGCTCTATTATGATGCCGAGGGGCAGGCCCTGCCGGTTGGCGCGCTCGTCAGGAACGAGGAGTTGGCGCAGACCTTCGAGCGCATCGCGCGCGAGGGAGCAGCCGGGTTCTACGACTCCACCATTGGTTCGGACCTTGTCGCGACAGTGGCCGCGGCGACCCCGCGCGACGGAGCAATGACGCTCGCCGATGTCAGCGGGTACCGGGCCAAGCAACGCGAAGCCGTCTGCGGCAGTTATCGCGCCTACCGCATCTGCAGCATGGGCCCGCCCACGTCGGGTGGGATTGCCGTGCTGCAAATCCTCGGCCAGCTTGAGCGTTTCGACCTCAAGGCGTTGGGCAGGGACAATCCCGTTACCTGGCACCTGTTCCTCGAATCGCAGCGGCTCGCATATGCCGATCGCGAGATCTATCTCGCCGATGCGGATTTTGTTTCAGTGCCGGTCGCGGGGCTGCTTGACCGCGAATACCTGGCCAGCCGCAGCGCCTTGATCGATCCGGCCAGTCGCGGCGATGCAAAACCCGGCCAACCGGCAGGGGCACCGCAGGCGCTGGCCGATGGCGATGAGCCGCCTGAAAGCGGTACCTCGCATTTCGCAGTCGTCGACGCCTCTGGCACCATGGTGAGCTATACCTCGACCATCGAGGGCGCGTTCGGTTCAGGCCTGATGAGCGGCGGCTTCTACCTCAACAACGAACTGACCGATTTCAGCCGCTCGCCGACCGTCGACGGCAAGCTGGTCGCTAACCGAGTCGAAGGCGGCAAACGCCCGCGCAGCTCGATGTCGCCGACCGTCATCTGGGACCCGCAGGGGCGCCCGTTCATGGCTGTGGGCGCGGCTGGGGGGCCGACAATCCCGGTGACCACGACCCGCGCCATCATCGGCGCTATCGATTTCGGCCTGGGCGCCGAAGAAGCGCTCGACCTGCCCTTCGCAATGGCGTTCCGGGGGGCGATCATGCTCGAAAAGGGCACGTGGATGGAGCAGCAGGCCGACGCCTTTCGCGCGCTGGGTCACACCGAAATCGTGTTCCGCGAAGCGCCGATCAAGGGCAATGCAATCACCCGCGGCCAGGGCGGCTGGGAAAGCGCTCGCGATCCGCGAATCGAACGCAGTCTCGCGGTTCCCTGA